The DNA segment AAGCCTTGACTTACGCCACTAATGGATGCTCAACCATCTCGGTATTAACCGAACCAAAATGGTTCAAAGGCTCATTAGATGACATGGCATTAATACGTCGTGTTATCGACACTCCTACCCAGGAAAATTACAAAAGACCTGCCGTCTTGAGGAAAGAgttcatcttcaacaaGTACCAAATCTTAGAAGCCCGTTTAGCTGGTGCCGATACCGTCTTGTTGATCGTCAAAATGTTGCTGAACTCCCAAATATTACAAGAATTGTACGAGTATTCCTTGTCCTTAGGTATGGTCCCATTGGTGGAAGTCAATGATAAGTCTGAATTAGATTTAGCCGTCAAGCTTACTTACAAGGGTGACAACAAAGAACCTCTCATAATTGGGGTTAATAACCGTAACTTGTCAACTTTTGACGTTGATTTAGGAACCACCAGTTCCTTGGTTGATGCTGCTAAAAACAAGAGTGGCAGAAAGGGCGATGTGGTGGTCTTAGCATTATCTGGAATAACTAATGTTGATGATGTCAAAAAGTACAAATACGAGGACAATGTCGATGGTTTTTTGATAGGAGAAAGTTTAATGAGGGCTGAAGAGCAAGGAAGAGCTGGTGACTTCTTGAATGAATTATGTACTTGTTAGTAATGATAGTTTTATAGATAAATAGATGCAAAAGATCATATAATCATTTTACACGTGAATACCCTCTTACGCGTAGTTCTATATTTTGGACTAAAATTGTGGTTTAGATGTTTGAATGGCAAGATTATCatcatatataattaattaataagatAGCTAGCAATGGATGCCGCAAGTATAAGAATAGATTCGACGTTTTTAGAGCAACATCAAGGTAGATTGGTCCGTATTATGGGTAAATGCCAATCGTATGAtccatcttcaaataattccaTTCTCATAAGTAATGGCCCTGTTACATTAATTTCTAACCCAGGAGAAGAATT comes from the Debaryomyces hansenii CBS767 chromosome B complete sequence genome and includes:
- a CDS encoding DEHA2B12056p (no similarity), translating into MDAASIRIDSTFLEQHQGRLVRIMGKCQSYDPSSNNSILISNGPVTLISNPGEELVVNKNYEIIGKVGTSDLSVRVLSAIELSDNLNFDTAQKLVSYVHKVPELFY